The following proteins are encoded in a genomic region of Reichenbachiella sp.:
- a CDS encoding DUF2339 domain-containing protein — protein sequence MEGFIILLLIVLLIMIVRLMDRVDKIDTRVKHIHDEILGESTAKSPKSVKQPEVEKPKPAPIPPKEVVKEKEPDPVKELIAASQKPKATPVAPKKKVVSKPPSPSFWERNPDLEKFIGENLLSKVGIVIFVIGMGFLVKLGIDNEVITESMRVAIGILIGGGMIGLAHYMRGSFAKFSSILIGGALAVLYFTIALAFHEYELIPQMAAFIIMVVITAFGVLLSIAYDRKELAVLAIIGGFGTPFFVSTGSGNFSALLTYILILDIGMLALVYFKKWNVINYLAYGFTYLLFLGVYFTKFIDNQDETRLPLFLFLTAFYLIFFLMTIIYNVKNSRKFKYPEIMMLLTNSSLYFGLGLGLVQGYREGLLSGLFTGLVAIFNFGFAFTLFKRKDIDKNLLFLLIGLVLTFVSLIAPIQLDGNYITLFWAIEAVLLLWLSQKSGIKLMTAASALITVLMLISLSMDWQQSYYPRYDYVVLNVFLNKAFIASFVAMISLVGSMLLMKTDESFEIKGVKMTWKKSYVSVLFAIVFYLGFLMELNYQFLRFEWVLSKRLILLGVYNYLYVLLVAMAARKKPSDSLNMASFGLSIIAIGSYLTYYLSAVNYSRSYYILEDGLSTGFYWHYVLLVLFVLILIHAYQHIQKTYTFQSKAGTISLWVLAFIGVFVSTVEVGHLSMLYQFGSGKEEYEALDSAVRSVYPAVWALSALVLMVVGMKLRMKPLRLASLVVFSVTIVKLFFYDLAGNSTGKIISFILLGVILLLISFLYQKLKFIIQDDEK from the coding sequence ATGGAAGGATTTATCATACTCCTGTTAATAGTACTCTTGATCATGATCGTTCGCTTGATGGATCGGGTGGATAAGATTGATACCAGAGTCAAGCATATCCACGACGAAATATTAGGTGAGTCAACGGCAAAGTCGCCAAAGTCAGTCAAACAACCGGAAGTCGAAAAGCCTAAACCAGCTCCAATTCCTCCAAAAGAGGTAGTGAAAGAGAAAGAACCGGATCCGGTGAAGGAGTTGATAGCGGCTTCTCAAAAACCAAAAGCCACACCGGTAGCACCGAAGAAAAAAGTGGTGAGTAAGCCTCCAAGTCCATCCTTTTGGGAGCGTAACCCCGATTTGGAGAAGTTCATTGGCGAAAATCTATTGAGCAAAGTAGGTATTGTGATTTTCGTGATTGGCATGGGCTTCTTGGTGAAGCTGGGCATCGACAATGAGGTGATTACGGAGAGTATGCGTGTAGCCATTGGTATCTTGATTGGTGGAGGTATGATTGGTCTGGCGCATTATATGCGCGGTTCATTTGCCAAGTTTAGTTCGATCTTGATTGGTGGAGCTTTGGCCGTTTTGTATTTCACCATTGCCCTCGCTTTTCATGAATATGAATTGATTCCGCAAATGGCGGCGTTTATTATTATGGTGGTCATTACGGCATTTGGTGTGTTGTTGTCAATTGCTTATGATCGGAAGGAGCTAGCTGTATTAGCGATCATTGGCGGTTTTGGCACACCGTTTTTTGTAAGTACCGGTTCTGGAAACTTTAGTGCTTTACTCACTTATATCCTGATCTTAGATATTGGTATGCTGGCATTGGTCTATTTTAAAAAATGGAATGTGATCAACTACCTGGCTTATGGGTTTACCTATCTGTTGTTTCTAGGGGTTTATTTTACCAAGTTTATTGATAATCAGGATGAGACAAGATTGCCTTTATTTTTATTCCTTACGGCTTTCTATTTGATCTTCTTTTTGATGACCATCATTTACAACGTCAAAAACTCGCGGAAATTCAAGTATCCAGAAATCATGATGTTGCTCACCAATTCCAGTTTGTATTTCGGTCTAGGGTTGGGATTGGTTCAAGGATATAGAGAAGGTTTATTAAGTGGCCTGTTCACTGGACTTGTGGCTATCTTCAATTTTGGATTTGCGTTCACGCTATTTAAGCGAAAAGACATTGATAAGAACTTACTGTTCTTGTTGATCGGGTTGGTGTTGACTTTTGTGAGTTTGATAGCGCCTATTCAGCTGGATGGAAATTATATCACGTTGTTCTGGGCAATAGAGGCAGTGTTGCTGCTTTGGCTGTCTCAGAAGTCTGGTATCAAATTAATGACTGCAGCTTCGGCGTTGATCACTGTTTTGATGTTGATTAGTTTGTCCATGGACTGGCAGCAAAGCTACTACCCTCGTTATGATTATGTGGTCTTGAATGTATTCCTCAATAAAGCCTTCATTGCATCTTTCGTGGCCATGATTTCTTTGGTTGGTTCTATGCTTTTGATGAAAACGGATGAGTCGTTTGAAATAAAGGGTGTGAAGATGACTTGGAAGAAGTCTTATGTAAGTGTATTGTTTGCTATTGTTTTCTATTTGGGATTTTTGATGGAACTGAATTATCAATTCTTAAGGTTTGAATGGGTGCTTTCCAAAAGACTTATTCTTTTAGGGGTCTACAATTACTTGTATGTGTTATTGGTTGCTATGGCGGCTAGAAAGAAGCCAAGTGACTCCTTGAATATGGCTAGTTTTGGTTTATCTATAATCGCTATTGGGTCTTATTTGACTTACTACTTGAGTGCGGTTAATTACTCCAGAAGTTATTATATCCTTGAGGATGGACTCTCCACAGGTTTTTATTGGCATTATGTCTTATTGGTATTGTTTGTTCTGATATTGATTCATGCATACCAGCATATCCAAAAGACTTATACTTTCCAATCCAAGGCAGGAACCATCTCCCTATGGGTACTGGCATTTATTGGAGTTTTTGTGAGTACGGTAGAAGTAGGTCATTTATCCATGTTATACCAATTCGGGTCAGGTAAGGAAGAATATGAAGCTCTAGATTCTGCCGTTCGTTCGGTTTATCCGGCGGTTTGGGCGCTGTCTGCTTTGGTGCTGATGGTCGTGGGAATGAAACTCAGAATGAAACCGCTGAGATTGGCCTCGTTGGTGGTGTTTTCTGTCACTATTGTTAAATTGTTCTTCTATGATCTGGCAGGTAACTCTACCGGGAAAATCATTTCTTTTATCTTGTTAGGCGTGATTTTGCTATTGATTTCGTTCCTGTATCAGAAACTAAAATTTATTATTCAAGATGATGAAAAGTAG
- a CDS encoding EF-hand domain-containing protein translates to MKVSIVKMSAMALGVLVYSQAQAQPPQRPDKEEVFAKLDTSKDGQLDKEEFKAGAKMRKEKISEKKDARKAFDRMDADKNGTIEFDEFEKAGEARQERREERLTPDELFEKIDTNADGFVSLEEFKSHKRPDKNKN, encoded by the coding sequence ATGAAAGTATCAATTGTAAAAATGAGTGCCATGGCATTGGGCGTTTTGGTGTATTCACAAGCACAAGCTCAGCCTCCGCAAAGACCAGACAAAGAAGAGGTTTTCGCCAAGTTGGATACCAGCAAAGATGGTCAGCTTGACAAAGAAGAATTTAAGGCTGGCGCCAAAATGAGAAAGGAAAAAATATCAGAGAAAAAAGATGCTCGAAAAGCATTTGACAGAATGGATGCCGATAAAAACGGCACCATCGAATTTGATGAATTTGAGAAAGCAGGTGAAGCCCGTCAGGAACGAAGAGAGGAACGCTTGACCCCAGATGAGCTCTTCGAAAAAATCGACACTAACGCTGATGGCTTTGTCAGTTTAGAAGAATTCAAATCGCACAAAAGACCAGATAAAAATAAGAATTAA
- a CDS encoding PhzF family phenazine biosynthesis isomerase produces MEIKAFIVDSFTNEPFKGNPAGVCLLDTKIEEKLMQSIATEFNLSETAFVLKSDQPKNHYGIRYFTPTVEIDFCGHATLAAAKVLMSEENLDHVQFTTHKRLELNATKEENSVLMNFPLYDTESYATSDKLLDAFGIKKPISSQFAKALDMLIIEVESKEALLAIKPDFQEAIKSSDTIKELVVTTKSEDNEFDFYSRCFCPWIGINEDPVTGASHSVLAKYWEQKLNKQELSAYQLSKRGGYLNLKITSPSTLEVRSNACIVFKGSLKV; encoded by the coding sequence ATGGAAATCAAAGCGTTTATCGTAGACTCATTCACTAACGAGCCCTTCAAAGGAAACCCTGCAGGAGTGTGTTTATTGGATACGAAGATTGAGGAAAAACTCATGCAATCCATCGCTACTGAGTTCAACTTATCAGAAACGGCTTTTGTACTCAAATCTGATCAGCCGAAAAACCATTATGGTATCCGATACTTTACTCCAACAGTCGAAATCGACTTTTGTGGACATGCTACTTTGGCCGCTGCAAAAGTGCTCATGTCGGAAGAGAATCTTGATCACGTACAATTCACCACCCACAAAAGGTTGGAACTCAACGCGACAAAAGAGGAGAATTCGGTGCTAATGAATTTCCCCTTGTATGATACCGAAAGCTATGCTACCAGTGACAAACTACTAGACGCTTTTGGTATTAAAAAGCCCATTTCTTCTCAATTTGCAAAAGCACTCGACATGCTTATTATTGAGGTGGAAAGCAAAGAAGCCCTCCTTGCCATCAAACCTGATTTTCAGGAAGCCATAAAAAGTTCGGATACGATCAAGGAACTGGTGGTTACCACTAAGTCTGAAGACAACGAATTCGATTTTTATTCTCGTTGCTTTTGCCCATGGATAGGCATCAATGAAGACCCTGTGACAGGCGCATCCCACTCAGTATTAGCCAAATACTGGGAACAAAAGCTAAACAAACAGGAGTTATCTGCTTATCAACTTTCCAAACGCGGCGGTTACCTCAACCTCAAAATTACTAGCCCTTCTACGTTAGAAGTCAGAAGTAATGCTTGTATTGTATTCAAAGGATCCTTAAAGGTTTAA
- the metF gene encoding methylenetetrahydrofolate reductase [NAD(P)H] has protein sequence MKVTEHIANAKGNTLFSLEIIPPRKGENIQNIFDHLDPLMEFKPPFIDVTYHREEYVYKKHPNGLLEKKTTRKRPGTVGICAALKHRYDVDPVPHIICGGFNKEETENALIDLNFLGIDNVLVLRGDAIKSEPQFKPEPGGNNYAIDLLHQVKGMNEGNYLDDDMENANPTDFCIGVAGYPEKHFEAPSLNSDLKHLKQKVDAGAEYIVTQMFFDNQKFFEFEKKCRAMGINVPIIPGLKPFKTKNQLSVLPSFFKIDLPDTLVDAVEKCKDNKEVQQVGIEWGIQQSKELKEHGVPVLHYYSMGKSSSVQKIAKAVF, from the coding sequence ATGAAAGTAACCGAACATATCGCAAACGCCAAAGGCAATACCCTATTCTCACTGGAAATTATCCCTCCGAGAAAAGGTGAGAATATTCAAAACATCTTTGATCACCTCGATCCTTTAATGGAGTTTAAACCCCCATTTATAGACGTGACCTATCACCGAGAAGAGTATGTTTACAAAAAGCACCCTAATGGATTGCTAGAGAAAAAAACCACACGAAAAAGACCAGGTACTGTAGGGATTTGTGCGGCACTAAAACACAGATATGATGTAGATCCTGTACCTCATATCATCTGCGGCGGCTTCAACAAAGAAGAAACAGAGAATGCGTTAATTGATCTTAATTTCCTAGGCATTGACAATGTATTGGTGTTGAGAGGTGATGCTATTAAATCTGAGCCACAATTCAAACCAGAACCGGGAGGAAACAACTATGCCATAGATCTGCTACATCAGGTAAAAGGCATGAATGAAGGCAACTATCTCGACGACGATATGGAAAATGCCAACCCTACTGATTTTTGTATTGGTGTAGCTGGCTATCCTGAAAAGCATTTTGAAGCACCTAGTTTAAACTCGGATTTGAAACACCTAAAACAAAAGGTAGACGCCGGAGCTGAATATATTGTCACGCAGATGTTTTTCGATAATCAGAAATTCTTTGAGTTTGAAAAGAAATGTAGAGCCATGGGCATCAATGTGCCAATCATTCCGGGATTGAAACCATTCAAAACCAAGAATCAATTGAGCGTCTTGCCGAGCTTCTTTAAAATTGACCTCCCTGATACATTGGTTGATGCTGTTGAAAAATGCAAAGACAACAAAGAAGTTCAGCAAGTAGGTATCGAATGGGGTATCCAACAATCGAAAGAACTTAAAGAACATGGTGTACCAGTTTTGCACTATTACTCCATGGGCAAATCGTCAAGTGTTCAAAAAATAGCCAAGGCCGTTTTTTAA
- a CDS encoding four helix bundle protein, with translation MAKIEKFEDLECWKEARILVKQVFLEVQDNNKVDWDTKSQIRRATLSIMNNIAEGFGRYSDKEFIRFLEYSSSSAAEVRSMLYVFEDLNFTDLEELKTIQEQLDKTRKLTLGLIRYLKNKKP, from the coding sequence ATGGCCAAGATTGAAAAATTTGAAGACTTAGAATGTTGGAAAGAAGCTCGAATTCTAGTTAAACAAGTATTCCTAGAAGTACAAGACAACAACAAAGTTGATTGGGACACTAAAAGCCAAATAAGGCGAGCGACATTGTCCATCATGAACAACATAGCAGAAGGATTTGGAAGGTATAGTGATAAGGAATTTATACGGTTTTTAGAATACTCTAGTAGTTCTGCCGCAGAGGTTAGAAGTATGCTTTATGTATTTGAAGATCTCAACTTTACTGACTTAGAAGAATTAAAAACAATACAAGAGCAACTAGACAAAACAAGAAAACTAACACTTGGACTAATTAGGTACCTAAAAAATAAAAAACCATAA
- the metH gene encoding methionine synthase — protein sequence MNIHPDYPGRYEYKWHNYTPMKLSGLEPLVVTPDMNFINVGERTNVTGSRKFLRLIKEEKFEEALEVARNQVEGGAQIIDVNMDEGMLDGVETMTNFLNLMAAEPDIARIPVMIDSSKWEIIEAGLKCTQGKSVVNSISLKVGEEEFIRQAKLIKQYGAAVIVMAFDEDGQADNYDRRVEIVKRSYDLMTGPRINFKPEDIIFDLNIFPVATGMEEHRKNALDFFQATRWVRENLPAAHVSGGVSNVSFSFRGNNAVREAMHSAFLYHAIGQGMDMGIVNPAMLEVYDDIPKDLLEHVEDVLLDRRDDATERLLDFAETVKGSGKVEKKNDEWRSLPVEKRIEHALVKGIVEFIDEDTEEARQTLDKPLHVIEGPLMDGMNVVGDLFGAGKMFLPQVVKSARVMKKAVAYLTPYLEAEKAEGEAQNAGTVLLATVKGDVHDIGKNIVGVVMACNNYEIVDMGVMVPNEKILEKAKEVNADIIGLSGLITPSLDEMVDFAKLLEKEKANYPLLIGGATTSRIHTAMKVDPCYSGPVIHVLDASRSVPVAGELLSGKKDAFVEKTKKEYQEARESHAGRTKAKNYIPFKDAQANAYKIDWNSSTIKKPNFIGNKTFNNYPLEEIRKYIDWTPFFQTWMLKGKYPKILQDEVIGQQATDLYNDANKMLDEVIAKRSLQANGVIGIYPANNTNGDDIKISDRNNNELTNFHFLRQQGKKGSNIANLSLADFVAPESSGKQDYMGGFAVTAGIGIEKLIEKYDKEHDDYHSIMIKAIADRLAEAFAELMHEKVRKELWGYDTEESLDNEGLISEKYKGIRPAPGYPACPDHTEKPILFDLLDAEKETGIILTESNAMYPAASVSGFYFANAESKYFGLGKIEKDQVENYAQRKGMTLEEAEKWLSPNLNYN from the coding sequence ATGAACATTCATCCGGACTATCCAGGCAGGTACGAATATAAGTGGCACAACTACACGCCCATGAAATTGAGTGGATTGGAACCTCTTGTGGTTACGCCAGACATGAATTTCATCAACGTAGGCGAACGAACAAATGTCACAGGATCCAGAAAATTCCTAAGACTAATCAAAGAAGAAAAGTTCGAAGAAGCGTTGGAGGTTGCACGTAATCAGGTAGAAGGTGGTGCTCAAATCATCGACGTCAATATGGATGAAGGTATGCTGGACGGGGTCGAGACCATGACCAACTTCCTCAACCTAATGGCCGCCGAGCCCGACATTGCCAGAATACCGGTCATGATCGATTCTTCTAAATGGGAAATCATTGAAGCGGGTCTGAAGTGTACCCAAGGAAAATCGGTAGTGAATTCCATCAGTTTAAAGGTGGGAGAAGAAGAATTTATTCGCCAAGCCAAGCTGATTAAGCAATATGGGGCCGCTGTCATTGTCATGGCTTTTGACGAAGATGGTCAGGCAGACAACTACGATCGAAGAGTGGAGATAGTCAAACGCTCTTATGACTTGATGACTGGTCCAAGAATCAATTTTAAGCCTGAGGACATCATTTTTGACCTCAATATTTTCCCTGTAGCTACAGGGATGGAAGAACATAGGAAAAATGCCCTTGATTTTTTCCAGGCTACAAGGTGGGTAAGAGAAAACCTTCCAGCTGCTCATGTGAGTGGTGGGGTGAGTAATGTATCCTTTTCTTTTAGAGGTAATAATGCAGTAAGAGAAGCCATGCACTCGGCATTTCTGTATCATGCCATTGGTCAGGGCATGGATATGGGTATCGTGAACCCAGCGATGCTGGAAGTATACGATGATATCCCAAAAGACTTATTAGAGCATGTAGAAGATGTTTTGTTGGATCGACGGGATGATGCTACAGAGCGACTGCTTGACTTTGCAGAAACCGTAAAAGGCAGTGGCAAAGTAGAAAAGAAAAACGATGAGTGGCGCTCCCTCCCTGTCGAAAAAAGAATCGAACATGCTTTAGTAAAAGGAATCGTAGAGTTCATCGACGAGGATACTGAGGAAGCTCGCCAGACCCTCGACAAGCCGCTTCATGTGATCGAAGGTCCATTGATGGACGGCATGAACGTAGTAGGTGATCTATTTGGAGCAGGCAAAATGTTTTTACCTCAAGTGGTGAAAAGCGCAAGGGTGATGAAAAAGGCCGTGGCGTACCTTACGCCATATCTCGAAGCTGAAAAAGCCGAAGGTGAAGCTCAAAATGCTGGAACAGTACTATTAGCTACTGTGAAAGGTGATGTGCATGATATTGGGAAAAATATTGTGGGTGTGGTCATGGCTTGTAATAACTACGAAATTGTAGATATGGGTGTGATGGTACCCAACGAAAAGATTTTGGAGAAAGCCAAGGAAGTTAATGCTGATATCATCGGCCTAAGTGGTTTAATCACTCCTTCACTTGATGAAATGGTGGATTTTGCCAAATTGCTTGAGAAAGAGAAGGCCAATTATCCACTTCTTATTGGAGGAGCTACTACTTCCAGAATTCACACGGCAATGAAAGTAGACCCTTGCTATAGCGGTCCTGTGATACACGTATTGGATGCCTCCAGAAGTGTGCCAGTAGCTGGTGAACTTTTGAGTGGAAAAAAGGACGCTTTTGTTGAAAAAACAAAAAAGGAGTATCAAGAGGCAAGAGAAAGTCATGCGGGTAGAACCAAAGCCAAAAACTATATTCCATTTAAAGACGCTCAGGCGAATGCCTATAAAATCGATTGGAATAGTAGCACCATTAAAAAACCAAACTTCATTGGCAACAAAACCTTCAATAATTATCCACTAGAAGAAATCAGAAAGTACATCGACTGGACACCGTTCTTTCAAACATGGATGCTCAAAGGAAAGTACCCAAAGATTCTGCAAGACGAGGTCATTGGCCAACAAGCCACTGACCTGTACAACGACGCCAACAAAATGTTGGACGAAGTAATCGCCAAAAGAAGCCTACAAGCCAATGGCGTGATAGGCATCTACCCTGCCAACAATACCAACGGAGATGACATCAAAATCTCTGATCGCAATAACAATGAATTGACAAACTTTCATTTCTTGCGTCAGCAAGGTAAGAAAGGAAGCAACATTGCCAATCTATCTTTAGCTGACTTTGTCGCTCCTGAGTCATCTGGCAAGCAAGATTACATGGGTGGCTTTGCAGTCACCGCTGGTATCGGCATTGAGAAACTCATCGAAAAGTATGATAAGGAGCACGACGATTACCACTCCATCATGATCAAGGCCATAGCCGACCGATTAGCGGAAGCATTTGCCGAGTTGATGCACGAGAAAGTGAGAAAAGAACTATGGGGTTATGACACCGAAGAATCACTTGACAACGAAGGTTTAATTAGTGAAAAATATAAAGGCATCAGACCGGCACCAGGATATCCAGCTTGTCCGGATCATACAGAAAAACCCATCCTATTTGATCTATTGGATGCAGAAAAGGAAACGGGAATTATTCTCACAGAGTCTAATGCTATGTATCCAGCTGCATCGGTCAGTGGATTCTATTTTGCGAATGCTGAATCAAAGTATTTTGGTTTAGGAAAAATCGAGAAAGACCAAGTAGAAAATTATGCCCAAAGAAAAGGAATGACATTAGAAGAAGCTGAAAAGTGGCTTTCGCCAAACTTGAATTATAATTAA
- a CDS encoding homocysteine S-methyltransferase family protein, producing the protein MNILDILKERILVLDGAMGTMIQRYKLEEKDFRNEELKDHDVPLKGNNDLLSVTRPDVIKEIHAAYFTAGADIVETNTFGSTWVAQADYKLEDWVYRINYESAKIAKEVATEFTKNEPNKPRFVAGSMGPTNRLASMSPNVNDPGYRAITFDQLLEAFGEQAKALLDGGADILLVETITDTLNSKAALMAIDQIAEERGIRVPIMVSGTITDASGRILSGQNTEAFLISVSHLDLMSIGLNCALGARELKPYLNTLSSKSEFNISAHPNAGLPNEFGEYDETPEDMVAQIKEFLDDGLINIIGGCCGTTPDHIKAIAELASNYKPRIAEARPVNA; encoded by the coding sequence ATGAATATTCTAGATATTTTAAAAGAGAGAATATTGGTCTTGGATGGAGCCATGGGCACCATGATCCAGCGATATAAGTTGGAGGAGAAGGATTTTCGCAACGAAGAACTGAAAGATCATGATGTTCCCTTAAAAGGAAATAATGATCTCTTGTCAGTCACCAGACCAGACGTGATCAAAGAAATACATGCGGCGTACTTCACTGCGGGTGCAGATATAGTTGAGACCAATACATTTGGCAGCACCTGGGTTGCTCAAGCCGATTATAAATTAGAGGACTGGGTTTATCGTATCAACTACGAATCAGCGAAGATTGCTAAAGAAGTAGCTACCGAGTTTACCAAAAATGAACCCAACAAACCTAGGTTTGTTGCTGGCTCTATGGGTCCTACAAATCGCCTGGCGTCCATGTCACCTAATGTTAACGATCCTGGGTATCGTGCCATTACATTCGACCAACTGTTAGAAGCATTTGGAGAGCAAGCTAAGGCACTCTTGGATGGTGGTGCAGATATCTTGCTAGTGGAAACAATTACAGATACACTAAACTCAAAGGCAGCATTAATGGCCATCGACCAAATCGCTGAAGAAAGAGGTATTCGAGTACCCATTATGGTATCTGGTACCATTACCGATGCCAGTGGTAGAATTTTGTCTGGGCAAAATACCGAAGCGTTCTTGATCTCTGTATCGCATTTGGACTTGATGAGCATTGGACTCAACTGTGCCCTAGGTGCAAGAGAACTCAAACCGTATCTAAACACGCTTTCAAGCAAGTCTGAGTTTAATATCAGTGCACATCCTAACGCAGGATTACCCAATGAATTTGGTGAATATGACGAAACACCAGAGGATATGGTGGCGCAGATCAAAGAATTCTTGGATGACGGTCTCATCAATATTATTGGTGGATGTTGCGGCACCACGCCCGACCACATCAAAGCGATTGCCGAATTGGCCTCCAACTACAAACCTAGAATCGCTGAAGCAAGACCTGTAAATGCTTAA